The DNA region AAGGATTGGacgtcagagctgaggccacaactttaCAATGAGTCACTGAcagtccacagccagaaagtctgtgacaATAAAAATAGACAAATAGAAGTCAGAAGatcataaaaaaatagaaaacctGAGCAACTAGTGTCAATAACCAGGTTCCTTCAACAACAGAGTAAActcactgagcctttctgcagttcctcacagctgggatcagtctcagTCGTCCCTCCCATGACGCGTTGTACTTCTTCAGGTCCAActcctccagaacctcctctgacatctgcagcatgtaggccagagctgagcagtgGATGGCAGAGAGTCTCTTCTCTGATATGTCCCCTGACTTCAGGAagtcttggatctgctgatggactgaacgatcgttcatctccatcagacagtggaagatgttgatgcttctgtctggagagatttggTCATTGTTCATCTTCTTCAGGTTTCTGATGGTTCTCTCTATAACGGTTTGCTGAATGTTCTtcgtgtgacccagcaaacctcctaagattctctggttggactccagacagaggccatgaaggaagcgaacgaACAGGTCGAGATGAGCACTTTGACTGTTCTGGGATTTGGTCATTGTTTCCATTAGAAAGACATCAAGGGAGAACATGGTGCATTCTTTTTCCAAGAAGTTGTCCAGAACCTGTGACGTCCTGTTGGTGTAGCAGTGGAAGATGTAGAcggcagccagaaactcctgaacgctcagatggaCAAAGCAGTAGACAGTTTTCTCAATGATCACACTCTCTCTTCTGAAGATCTCTGTACAGATtcctgagtgaaccaaggcctctgtgacgtctagaccacactgctccaggtcttcttggtaGAACATGATGTTTGCTTTCTGCAGATGTTCCCACGCCAGCCCccccagcttcaggagaacttccccatcagcctccgtcagctcctgtggactggtctcatgtccctcatggtacttgttcctcttcctcttggtctggaccagcaggaagtgtgagtacaggtctgtcagggtcttgggcagctctcctctctgctctgtagtcaacatgtgctccagaaccgtagcagtgatccagcagaacactgggatctgacacatgatgtggaggctcctggacgtcctgacgtgtgagatgattctgctggacagATCCTCTgtggatctcctcctgaagtactcgtccttctgggcgTTGGTGAAGCCACGTACTTCTGTGATCCTGTCCACACACGTAGGAGGGATCCGATGGGCCGctgcgggtcgggaagtgatccagaccagagccgagggaagcaggttcccctggatgaggttggtcagcagcacgttgaccgatgacttgtgtgtgacgtcagacaccagctccctgtggctgaagtccagtgagagtctgctttcatccaggccgtcaaagatgaacagaagcttgaggacagcgagctgctctgctgggaccttctggagcgttggatggaaaacatggagcagcgtgagaagactgtgctgctgatctctgatcaggttcagctccctgaacgacagaagaaccagaacactgaggtctgggttttcccggccttcagcccagtccagagtgaacttctgcacTGAGAAGCTTTTTCCAACGCCAGCGAAGCCattggtcagaaccagtctgatgggtccgtgtgggtcagaggaggttttAAAGATGTCATGGACCTTGATGGGAGCCTCATGGAGGTTCTTCTTCTTGGAAGccgtctccagctgcctcacctcatgttgggtgttcacctctttACTCTGTCCCTCAGTGATGTAGAGgtcagtgtagatgctggtgaggaggactccacttcctgtttcacctccttcactcacacgttcacatctgctcctcagactgagcttaTGTTGATCTAAAGTCCcctgcagagcaacatctgCTGGAAGAGAATCAGGGTCTAATGGACATTTTTAATATGGTTTTAGCTAAAGGAACAAAAGGTTTAGCTCAGCAATAAcaatcatcataatcatcatcagccACTTGTTCATTCTTACCTTGGACGGTGCTGGTCTTACTGGTTGGGTCTAGTTCAGCTCTTTTTCTTAATATTTCACTGCACTGGGGACAGTAGTGTTCTGATGGTCCAGACTGGTTCCAGTAGGAGCTGATgcactgtctgcagaaccagtgtccacagctgctcAAGACTGGATCCTTCAGTCTGTCCTCACACATAACACAGCAGGAGTTCTGCTGCCTGCAAAGACAAAAGATGACATGAGAAATAAAAAGTGACTCTGTCTAAACTTGTCTGGTGTTTCTTTAGCATTTCCATATGACACTGTGAGGGGGGTCGGCATCCTCTAACTACTCTGCTAACTCTAACCCATGTGGGCTGACCTGATGACGTCCTCTACTGAGCTGTAACTGGATGGGCTGAACGTGGGTGAGACTGCTGTATGAGAAACAGgtttcttactttgtgtctgagggtCCAGGTTCATCACTGAATATTGGGGGTAGTTCTATTGACTGGTCACTCTTCAGAGACACACAGCTGGGAGCTGGAGACGCTGCTCTTCCCtccttcacacactcactcatcttCTAGCCTTGTGTTTGTTTAAGAACCAGCAGCAACGACTGATGTCACACTAAAGGAATCAGGACAAACAGGCCTGACAGAGTCACATGAtcaaaagtgaaaaacaaagtTCACGTCTTTTACTGTAATAGAACTGTGATAGTTATTGACAGATTTATTGTTACTCTTCAATCTGAACAGCATCGTTTATACATTTTCATGCCGTTTTTCACTAAAGATATTTTTCTTGTTTGAGCAGGATTCATCTACGACTGTAATAAACTGACTGAGACATGTTTACATTATGTTAATGTATGTTAACATACATtacaaaaaacaccaaaacacaactTAACTCAACGTctgaaagggttagggttagaagaggaaaagagaatCATAAACGCTCACCTTTGCTCAGGTTTCTTGTTTTGTTCCATCGCTGTTTGAAATCTGAACAAACTGGCTTCGTACtttcactttgttcagacatgcctcctctttgctttacaggaaacaacagcatgtgtgtttgtctgtagtGAATAGATCCATCAGATCAGTGGAGTTCCTGTCTAAATCATCTCTTAACCTTCATTTTTCTCAGTTCATCTGCTGGATTATGGTTTAATTAGAAGTGTGAACGGTGAAAATGCTGAAATAATTCAAATCCACAGCAACTGCATAGTGGAAGCAGAGCTCTGTATTTGTGCTGAGGAAGGACCTGTCAGTCAGCTCTTCAGCCTGTTGGAGGTGAAGAGCTGGATCCAATCAGTAAACCCAAACTGAGGAGCAGCACACACCAACATCCTACAACTAAAGATAATGCTGCTGAACTAAAGACAGTGACTGCTTTTtcttgtttccctttttttggACGGCGAGtcttattcacccgagggagtatggagtttacctgcgccgagctacctagcgacctacaaaattattttaaaatcctcgcggaggattaccgaggggcgattaacccggaaaaccagcgcaacgccgtggaggtggcagtatggactctggaggacgaggacagcgtgttagagcgccccagtgttcgtcgcctctatgagcgattgtgtgcAAGACTCGAAGAGTTAAGCAGCGCGCTCTGCACCACACCAGACCCCACGCCGCccgctcggattacgccagccccgggcgcaccgccgatggtttcggtttcctcctcccagccccgtcggaccgtcgtgtctgctcctacctgcccagctccatgtttgctccgctgggaggacttcctgcactcatgcggccccccgtctccagcccagccgcgcgctgttcagtctccagtccagccgcgagctgttcagcctccagtccagccgcgagctgttcagcctccagtccagccgcgagctgttcagcctccagtccagccgcgagctgttcagtctccagtccagccgcgagctgttcagtctccagtccagccgagcccagtccaggtcccagtccagtcgagtctagcccaggttccagcccagtcgagtctagtccaggttccggccccgtcgagtcacgttccagttcagtcgagtcacgtcccagtccaggtcccagtccagtcgagcccagtccagttcccagtccaggtcccagtccagtcgagcccagtccaggtcccagtccagtccagtcgagcccagtccaggtttcagcccagttgagtctagtccaggttccagccccgtccggtcacgttcaggtccagtcgagtcacgttcctgtcccagtccagtccaatcacgctcagtccttgtcccagccagagggcaccgtccgtctgacgagtgttagccccacccaatcaggcccgacgtctactccgtcgagctcggcagctgtaagcagccatgccggctccggaggggacgccgtcccagttcctgttcctgtcggccatgttgaggccgttcctgtcggccatgttgcggccgttccagtccctgttcctgttcctgtcggccatgttgaggccgttcctgtttctgtcggccttgttgaggccgttcctgtttctgtcggccttgttgaggccgttcctgttcctgacggccttgttgaggccgttcctgttcctgtcggccaagtagaggccgctccagttcccgctcccgtcggccaagtagaggccgctccagttcccgctcccgtcggccaagtagaggctgCTCCAGTTCCcgctcccgtcggccaagtagaggctgCTCCAGTTCCcgctcccgtcggccaagtagatgccgctccagttcccgttcccgtcggctaAGTAGAGGCCGCTccggttcccgtcggccaagtagaggccgctccggttcccgtcggccaagtagaggccgctccggttcccgttcccgtcggccaggTAGAGGCCGCTCCGGTTctcgttcccgtcggccaagtagaggccggtGCGGTTccggttcccgtcggccaagtagaggccgctcCGGTTccggttcccgtcggccaagtagaggcctccaggaggaggtcgcgccggctgcagctcctgcggacctccaggaggaggtcgcgcctccaggaggaggtcgcgcctgctgcagctcctgcggacctccaggagatggtcgcgcctgctgccgcggttcccgccgacctccaggaggaggtcgcgccagctggaattgctgccgcggtccccgccgacctccaggaggaggtcgcgccagctggaatCGATGCCGCGGTTCCCggggacctccaggaggaggccacgCCAGATGCAgtccctgcgcgcctccaggaggaggtcgcgcccgccgcagtccctgcgcgcctccaggaggaggtcgcgccagccgcagtccctgcgcgcctccaggaggaggtcgcgccagccgcagtccctgcgcgcCTCctggagggggtcgcgccagccgcagtccctgcgcgcctccaggagggggtcgcgccagccgcagtccctgggcgcctccaggagggggtcgttcccgtcgtagttcctgccgacctccaggagggggtcgttcccgtcgcagctccctctgcggttcctggcggcccggccccggccgcacctgcatcggttcctggcggctcggccccggccgcacctgcatcggttcctggcggctcggctccggctgcatctgcttcggttcctgccggtccggcgctgaccgcatctgcttcggttcctggcggtccggcgctgaccgcatctgcttcggttcctggcggtccggcgctgaccgtgtctccacgtctgttctgCTCCTTGGTGCCGGCATTCCGCCGGCTGGTACCTCGTCGGCCTGATGGGTGGCCTCGCCTTTGGCGCATGCTGTGGCgaggatggcgctgcctcctgcgtcgtcggccacctcggctgtctAGTTCCGGGGGCGACTCCCTGCCCGGGGTTTGCCGTTTCCTGCGGTGGCGATGGCGTTGCTTCTGCCGTGGCCGACCGTCGCGCCCCCTTGGCCTCCTGGAAGGTACAGTTTGGACTattgtggggttttgttttgtccctcctcctgatgtcctccctccgcccaccctgcttcaaCGTCCGGCCGAGGGGTGGGATTCGGGCCCTCCTCCTGcgacctccctccacccgccctgggcggggGGGCTCGGTGGcgtcgtggaagacgccataggggggggggggtactgtcatgtttcacgccatgtcttgttgtcacgccacatcctgttttattttgttaaacttcctgttcagtcagctgtcacttaccggttcccagtatccacacctgttgtcagttagtaatcagcaccagtatatagccccacagttcacagactcatgttgccagattgtcgagtttccttgGTTCCCTACCTCCTACGTTTCATGTCTAGCCCCTCGTGTTTTGCTCCTGATTGCcttgaccgtgtatcctgcctgaactTGTTTGTACCGCCGCTcgtgaaagaacctggactaaccaactgaccgtgagtttgcttatcccttgtctgtaccgtcaccgagatctTCCGTGTATCGACCCCGCCTGATTACTggactagagattgcctgctcctctctgtactttattgctgagccttttgtgtacgacctggaccgtctgaccctgccttgccaaaataaacctgtatttaactatcatcgcgcctctgtgctgtgcatgtgggtccgccgcctgcccaagtctgacaaaaTGAAGCTCAGTAGTGTAGTGTGTTGGGCCTCCACATGCCTTTTTGAGCTCCCTACAACGCCTGGGCAGGCTCCTGATGAGGTGGTGGATGGACTCCTGAGGGATCTCCTCCCAGACCTGGACTAAAGGACCCCGCCACCAGACAGTCTGTGATACAACGTGGTGTTGGTGGATAGAGTGAGACACGATGTCCCAGATGTGCTCCACTGGATTCAAGTCTGGGGAACAGGTGGGCCAGTCCATAGCATCAATGCCTTTGTCTT from Betta splendens chromosome 13, fBetSpl5.4, whole genome shotgun sequence includes:
- the LOC114868253 gene encoding NACHT, LRR and PYD domains-containing protein 12-like, yielding MSECVKEGRAASPAPSCVSLKSDQSIELPPIFSDEPGPSDTKQQNSCCVMCEDRLKDPVLSSCGHWFCRQCISSYWNQSGPSEHYCPQCSEILRKRAELDPTSKTSTVQGKNEQVADDDYDDYVALQGTLDQHKLSLRSRCERVSEGGETGSGVLLTSIYTDLYITEGQSKEVNTQHEVRQLETASKKKNLHEAPIKVHDIFKTSSDPHGPIRLVLTNGFAGVGKSFSVQKFTLDWAEGRENPDLSVLVLLSFRELNLIRDQQHSLLTLLHVFHPTLQKVPAEQLAVLKLLFIFDGLDESRLSLDFSHRELVSDVTHKSSVNVLLTNLIQGNLLPSALVWITSRPAAAHRIPPTCVDRITEVRGFTNAQKDEYFRRRSTEDLSSRIISHVRTSRSLHIMCQIPVFCWITATVLEHMLTTEQRGELPKTLTDLYSHFLLVQTKRKRNKYHEGHETSPQELTEADGEVLLKLGGLAWEHLQKANIMFYQEDLEQCGLDVTEALVHSGICTEIFRRESVIIEKTVYCFVHLSVQEFLAAVYIFHCYTNRTSQVLDNFLEKECTMFSLDVFLMETMTKSQNSQSAHLDLFVRFLHGLCLESNQRILGGLLGHTKNIQQTVIERTIRNLKKMNNDQISPDRSINIFHCLMEMNDRSVHQQIQDFLKSGDISEKRLSAIHCSALAYMLQMSEEVLEELDLKKYNASWEGRLRLIPAVRNCRKAQLSGCGLSVTHCKVVASALTSNPSHLTELDLSRNYNLPDCGLKLLCAGLESPHRRLQRLRLSKCSLSETSCGSLVLALRSNPSHLTELDLSENKLQDSAVEQLCGFLESPDCRLDTLSLKGCVLPKISLVSLALKSNPSHLRRLDLSENSIQNQDMKKLCGFLQSPDCRLETLRLSSCSLTETSCGSLASALRSNPSHLTELDLSENKLQGSAVEQLCGFLERPDCRLEILRLNIYRSVL